Below is a genomic region from Ferrovum sp. PN-J185.
GGATTTTGACATCATTAAAATACTTAACAATCCGACCCATTCTGGTGCTACTCCAGTGGTAGTTCGCTATAACAACAGTAAGGCAAGCGCTGAAATCCACTTGCCTCCTGTGACCCTAACGGATGACTTATTAAGTCACTTTGTACGTCCCTTGAGTGAAGGGCGGGTCCATATTCGTTATCGATAATGGCTACTTGATTTTCATGCCAGGTTTCGCGCCACTGTCTGGACTCAACAGATAAATAGAGTTGCCATCACCTGCTGCAAGGACCATTCCTTGAGATTCACCAAAACGCATTTTTCGTGGCGCCAAATTAGCAACCATCACCGTTAATCGACCAATTAATTGGTCAATTTGGTATTGGCTTTTTATTCCGGCAAACACTGTACGTTGTTCAAAACCTAAATCAAGAGTAAGTTTCAGTAATTTATCAGCCTCAGGGATCTCCACAGCGTCAAGAATTTTAGCTACCCTTAAATCAATTTTACTAAAGTCATCAATACCAATGGTTTCAGATAAAGCGGCATACTGTGCTTGTTGGTTTTTCTTTTCTGTTAAATTATTTTTACTCTCATCAACCAAAGCTTCAATTTGTTTAGTATCAATGCGCGCTATCAAATGATGATATGGAAGAATTTCATGAGCTGTGAGTGCATATTTCTTATCAAGATGTTTCCAACTCAAAGGTGAGAGTTTTAAAAAGACTTCAATCTGTTGAATCAATTTGGGTAATACAGGCTTTAAATAGATGCTTAAACAGCGAAACATCTCTATACACGAACTGGATACTTGATGAAGTGTGGCGAGTCGAGACTCGTCCTTTGCCAGATCCCAGGGTTTTTGTTGATCAACATATTGGTTAGCAAGATCTGCTAAAGCCATAATCTCCCTGATTGCCTTAGCAAACTCTCGTTCTTCGTATAATTCTTTAATGTGAGTAGCTTCAGCATATAGTCGTTCAATAATGGGTAATGCCGTTTCATCAAATTGCAGAGCTAATTTACCGTCAAAACGTTTAGTAATAAAACCAGAGGTACGGCTCGCGATATTGATAAACTTTCCAACCAAGTCACTGTTTACCCGATTCATAAAGTCATCAAGGTTTAAATCGATATCATCCATAGAGCTATTCATTTTTGCAGCAAAATAATAGCGTAGATACTCGGCATTAAGATGTTTTAAATAACTCTGTGCTGTAATGAATGAACCACGGCTTTTCGACATTTTTTGGCCATTAACTGTTAAAAAGCCATGAACAAACAATTTTGTTGGAGTACGTAAATTAGCCGCATGCAGCATAGCTGGCCAAAAGAGTGAGTGAAAGTAGAGAATGTCTTTGCCAATGAAATGATAAAGCTCTGTGTCAGTATCTTTTTTCCAATACTGTTCAAAATCCAACCCCTTAGTGTCAGCCAGTTTTTTAAATGTACCAATGTATCCAATTGGTGCATCTAACCACACATAAAAGTATTTACCAGGGGCATCGGGTATTTCAAAACCGAAGTAAGGCTTATCACGTGATATGTCCCAATCGGTTAAGCCACTTTTAAACCATTCATTAAGTTTATTGGCGGCTTCCTCAGGAATGGTGCCAGAGTGTGTCCACTCGCGCAGAAAGTTCTCACATTCTTTTAGTTTGAAGAAATAGTGTTCAGAGGTCTTTTTAATTGGCGTGGCACCAGAAATGGCTGATACTGGATTAATTAATTCAGTTGGCGTATAGGAGGCACCACATACTTCACAGTTATCTCCATATTGATCTTTTGCATGACAGCGTGGGCACTCACCTTTAATAAAGCGGTCTGGCAAAAACATGGATTTTTCTGGATCAAACAGTTGTTCTATAGATCGCACTGCAATTAATCCTGCATTTTTTAAGCGTGTATAGATATCTTTCGCATAATGCTCTGTTTCAGGAGTGTGCGTGCTGTAGTAGAGATCGTGATCAATGAAAAAGCCAGCAAAATCTTTCATGTGTTCTTGGCGAGCTTTTTCAATCATTTGTTCAGGAGTAATACCTTGTTGGCTTGCGGCAAGCATGACTGGGGTACCATGTGTGTCATCTGCGCAAATATAATGCACAGTCTGTCCATTCATGCGTTGATGTCTTACCCAGATGTCTGTTTGGATATGTTCTACCATATGACCTAAATGAATACTGCCATTGGCATAGGGTAGGGCGCTGGTAACAATAATGGTTCTAGGCATAAAAATATCGATTTCTGCGTTAATTAAAACCTATAGTTTAACAAGGTCCTGAATATTTGCCATATTAGGACTATAATAGTCCTCTTTTAAACGTGATTATTAGGTAATGTTCCATGGATAAACAGCGTATTGAGACACTCTTAAATGGTTTAACAGACCCCTTTACTTTAAAAACATTTGGCCAAGAAAAAGCCATTAAATTGATTGAGTTAACTGATCAAGCTGTCAAAATTACTTTAGAAGTTGGCTATCCTGCTAAACACTTAACAGAGCAGTTAACCCAATTAGTAGCAACTGCGCTAAAAACCCTTCCAGAGTTGCCACAAGCGCATATTAATGTGACCTGGAAAATCGCTGCTCATACTGTTCAAGGGGCGTTAAAGCCATTGGAAGGTATTAAAAATATTATTGCTATTGCCTCAGGTAAGGGTGGGGTAGGTAAGTCCACCACGGCCGTTAATATTGCTTTAGCTCTGCAAGATGAAGGAGCGCGCGTGGCTATACTTGATGCTGATATTTATGGCCCATCGCAGCCAATGATGCTGGGTATTGATGACAAACCCTCAAGTAGTGAAGATGGACGTCGTATGCGCCCGTTAGAGAATTATGGCTTACAAACAATGTCTGTGGGCTATTTAATCGACTCAGATCAGCCCATGGTGTGGCGTGGTCCGATGGTGACTCAGGCATTAGAGCAACTCATTCGTGATACAGCTTGGGATAATGTTGATTATCTTATTGTTGATATGCCTCCTGGTACGGGTGATGTGCAATTGACTCTAGCGCAAAAAGTACCCGTCACAGGAGCGGTAATTGTTACTACTCCCCAAGATATTGCTCTATTAGATGCCAGAAAGGGGTATCGTATGTTTGAAAAAGTAGGGGTACCTATTTTTGGTGTGGTAGAAAACATGAGCACACACCGTTGTAGTCAATGTGGTCATGAAGAACATATCTTTGGAGCCGGTGGTGCTGATAAAATGGTAAAGGATTTTGGTACTGAGTTATTAGGTTCATTGCCGCTTGATATTCGTATCCGTCAGCAAACTGATGCAGGTAAACCTTCAGTAGTGGCTGACCCACTGGGAGATATTGCTCAAAATTATCGTGCGATAGCAAGAAAAATTGCAGTTAAAATTGCCCAAAAAGCCGAAGATCGCAGTGCTAAATTTCCTAAAATTGTGATTCAAAAAACCTAAAGAGAGTACTGAGTGATGAGTATTAAATCAGATCGTTGGATCAAACGCATGGCTGAAGATCATGGCATGATTGAACCATATGAACCGAATCAAGTAAAAGAAGTAAATGGCCAGAGAATTGTTTCTTATGGCACATCAAGCTATGGCTATGATATTCGTTGTTCAGATGAATTTAAACTGTTTACAAATATCAACTCAACTATAGTAGATCCTAAGAACTTTGATGCTAACTCATTCGTCGACGTCAAAGCGCCTGTGTGTATTATTCCGCCAAACTCTTTTGCTTTAGCAAGAACAGTTGAATATTTTAGAATCCCCAGAAATGTCTTAACTGTCTGTTTAGGAAAGTCGACCTATGCGCGGTGCGGCATTATTGTTAATGTTACGCCCTTTGAGCCTGAATGGGAGGGATATGTCACTCTAGAATTTTCAAATACCACTCCACTGCCAGCAAAAATATATGCAAACGAAGGGGTGGCTCAGGTTCTCTTTTTTGAATCCGATGAAGTATGTGAAGTATCTTATAAAGATCGCGGTGGAAAATACCAAGGTCAACGTGGTGTTACTTTGCCTAAGATTTGAGTTTTGTCTTTAATGTCATATCTCTATAGGATTGTTGTCGTGACTTACACTGATAACAATCCTATTTTTGTATTCTCTTGTCGCTCTTAGACTTCTTTTCTTTAGTTTTCTTTTTTATATCGACAATTTGTTGTTTTTTCTTAATCAGTAATTGTTAGAGTCATTGAACACTATAACAATGAGGAGAGAGACATGGATGGTCATGAACGTTCAATGGTAGAACTCAATACAGAGATGCTAAGTCTTGCTCGTGAAATGCTACGCCAGAATTATGAACGGGCTTTATATGAATTAGGAATTCATCGAGATGTTGCCAGTACTATTCTAAAGTTGTCAGTGAAAGAGATTCGTCAATTAACCTCAACTCCCGTATTGCTAGTGGGTTTACGTTGGAAAAACCCCAAAGTTTGGCAGGAATTAAGTCTCTATGCATCAGGTGAGTCCATTGCATTGGCACAAGCCATGTTAATCGGTGAAAAGGAGATGCGTCATGGCTTCTAATCGAGAATTAAACATAGAATTGGGCCGTTATCAAACAGCGCAGCAATTATTTTCTGTGGGTGCTCGTGTTCCGATAGTCAGAGAGCTCACTCAACTTTCTCCCTGGTTATTGCGTAAGTTTTATGTAGATACAACAGGTGAAAAACCATCACGAGGTCCTATTCCTTCCTCAGTAGAGTGGTATTTAACAGGAATTAACCACTTACAATCTTCTTTATTTTTACAGTATTACCAAAGTGTACAAGTCGATGAGGGTGAAGTGAATGCAAGCTACTTACTGTTGGCTTACCAAATGTGGCGTTCCAGCTGGGCTTTAACTCAATTAAAAAGTACATTGAGTTTCGATAGAGCATGGTGGTTAATTAAATTAATTCGATCTGATTTAATAAAAGGGCAAGCATGCCGAGTGTGTCGCGGTATTTATATTGTCGGACTCAAACGACTTGGGACCTATCGTTGTCCCAGGTGTTTTAAAAGTACTTTAAACTATGGGCCGAGAAAAAAGCAGTTTGATTACTTGCCGCCACGAGAAAAATCATCTAACTCGGTATCTTCTATGGCGTACATCTCATCCAGTGAATCGTCATCTGTATCGTAACGTTCCTCACTAGGAGCAATGTCCGGATTGAGGGTAATTGTTTGACTCTCTGCTCCACTGAGCAACATATTATTAGTTTGTATCTCTTTTTTCATAATTTTTATTTTTTCAAACTTTTGTGACAAATTAATGACATTAACAAAACAAAAAAATGTTAATATTTTTTATTTTCTACAGTATCCGACTATGACACAACGTTCTTGGTTCCCTATTTTGGCTCTGGTTTTGCTATCAAGTATTTGGGGCTATACATGGGTTTTAGCAAAACAAGCATTGAGTCTTGCCCCTCCTTTTGCTTTTGCTGCACAACGTTGTATTGGTGGGGCTCTCGCTTTATTTGTTTTACTCAAATTAACCAATAGACCGCTAAAATGTGCAGAACCCAAGGCCACAATGTGGATTGGTTTGGTACAAGTGGCGGGTTTTATGGCACTACAAACTTGGGCTTTAGTTGAGGGAGGACCTGGAAAAACATCAGTGCTGATTTTTACCATGCCAATTTGGACATTGTTGTTGGCCCGCGTGTTTTTAGGTGAAGTGGTTAAAGGAGTGCAGTGGGTTGCAGCCATACTGACTCTAGTGGGTCTGATTTTTATTATTGAACCTTGGAATATGCATGCCTCTGCACTAAGTAAATTATTAGGCATTCTTGCAGCGGTGTGCTGGTCTGTGGGAACGATACAGGTCAAACTTTTAAGACAAAAAAGTCAAGTGGATTTAATTAATTTGACCACCTGGCAGATGGTTGTAGGGGCGGTTCCATTAACTCTTTTAGCAGTACTTGTGCCTGAAGGATCAACGCAGTGGTCGGCACATTATATTTATTTGTTGGTGTTTATGTCAGTTACTAGTACTGGACTGTGTTGGTGGTTATGGATTTATATTTTAGATCGTGTACCGGCATGGGAGGCAAGTCTTTCAGTGCTAGGTACCCCAGTGATTGCTATTCTTTCATCACGTTTCATTTTGAATGAGGCATTCAAAGTAGTGGAAATTACAGGCATACTCATGATTGGCATTGGATTATCTTTATTGTCTTTTATTGGTTGGTTAACTTCTCGCAGACAAGCATGATACTGCGTATTAGTTGTTGAGTATTAGTGGTTGTCCAATTGTCCACTCTTTAACAACATTCGGATCTGTTAAAAGGAGTGCATGCGCTTTACCTGGGTAATCTAACGTCCTTAAGATATGGCGAATCAGATTAAGTCGTGCGCTTTTTTTGTCATCAGAGTCAATAACAGTCCAAGGAGCCATTTCATGATGAGTGCGTGAGAGCATGATGTCGCGTGCTTTACTGTATTCTTTCCACTTACTAATGGCAATATCATCAATAGGACTCACTTTCCATTGTTTTAATGGATTAGTGTGCCTTTCCTTCATTCTTCTCTCTTGCTCTTCTTTGGAAATATTTAAATAGTATTTTAAGATTTTTATTCCAGAGCGAACTAACATGGTTTCAAATTCGGGGGCGGTTTTAAGAAACTCTTCATACTGTTGATCGGTACAAAAGCCCATTACAGGTTCTACTCCCGCACGGTTATACCAACTACGATTAAAGATGACAAATTCTGCCGGTCCCGGTAAATGCGACACATAACGCTGGAAATACCATTGTTTTTCTTCGCGATCTGAAGGTTTAGGTAGGGCTACCACCCGCGTATCGCGAGGACTTAAGTGCTCAATAATACGCTTAATGGCGCCGTCTTTACCTGCTGCATCGCGACCTTCTAGGATAACCAATATTTTTTCATTGCTTTTTATAAGATGGCGTTGAAACTTAACCAGCTCTATTTGTAATTCTTTCAATTTTTCTTCGTAATGATGATTATCATTCATAATAGGATTAATGAGCTTATGATTAGAAAGATAAAATCATAATACGCTAATTTAGAGGTTAGGAATTATGCGCTTTTTACTATTTGTTGTTGTGTTTGTTTTGTCGGGATGCGGCTCTGTTAACAATAATACTGATACGTCGCACTCATCAGGTTATCAAGGTCAGGGAAAACAAGAGTTTTCCGCTCAGCCTTATAAACGGTGGCAGCAATCTTGGGACCATGTATTGTGGGTTGATGCCACTCATTCAACAATCATCATTAGTGTATTTAAGGCGGGAACTCTAGCAAGAATAGGGCATGACCACGTGGTTGTGGTTCATGATTTAAAAGGGGCGATAGACGAAAGCAAAGGAATTGGCGATTTTAGCTTTTTGCTTACTAATATGGCTGTAGATGAACCTTACTACAGACAGCTTATGCATTTACCCCCAGGTATTTCAAAGAGCGCAAGAGAAGGGACGCGCAATAATATGCTTAATAAGGTACTGTTCGCTGATCAGTATCCTGTTGTAACACTTCACGCACAGATACTTAAAGACAATCCTGGTTATGTGGGCTTAACGATTAATTTGCATGGCGTAACGCAAAAGAAAATAATTGCCTACCAGAAAATCAAGCAAAATGGTCATATTCACATAACAGGAGAGGCAGTATTGACGCAAACTCAGTTTGGAATCAAACCATTCTCAGTACTCTCAGGCGCGCTTCAAGTAAAAAATCAAATAAATATTCAATTTAATATTGAAATATTGGAACAAAAAATCAATAATACTATCTATTAGACATGGTTTAGTCTTTCGGAGTGAAAATTATGAACAGAATTGTGAAAACTTCAGTTTCTGCTCTTTTAGGTTTGTGTTTTTATTCAGCTGTAAATGCAGCGTCCGCTAGTCAGCAAGTTTTTAATCAGGATCCTAATCAAGTTGCTCTGCAGCAATCCATCAACAATCTCAAGCAAGACCTTCATCTAAGACCTTATCAAAATGCCATGTGGGACATGTGGTCACAAAGTATGATTGAACTTAGTCAAGTTCCGCAAGTCAATCAAGACAACAAGTTAAAGGTTGATAACTCCCATTTAATTCAAACACAGATTGATGTGTTGGATGATTTTGAAAGAAGAGCGCATTATGCTCTCGCCAGGACCCAGTTGTTTTTAGGTGACTTAGATGCTGCGCAGCAACATAAAGTAGTGGCGTTTTGGAAAAACTCGATGCCTGCTTATCAACTATTACCTCATTCCTCACCTTTTAATTTAGAGGATGTGGTAGGTGTAACAGGATGCGATATGCACTGCGTTAGATAAATTACAGCATTCACTTATAACAACAACAATAAGTGGTTAGGTAGTACTTTCAAGGGGGTAGTTTAACTACCCCTTTTTTATTGGATTTGATAGGCGAAATAATGGATGTATAAGTTTTTCTTAAGAAAAAAAGAATATTCATTCACAAATTGTTACCCATTATTTTGCGCTGCGGGATTAGAATAAGTTTAATTTTGCCTAAAGGATGTGTAAGAAAATGAGAAAATTGATTCCTTGGATGATGGGGTTAGTCATTAACCTGCTTTACACCTCTGCCTTTGCAGATCAAGGTGGTTTTTGGGGGAGTAACTGGGCTGTTTTAGATCCAAAGGGACCTGTTGCTGCGGCTGAAAAACATTTAATTCTCACGGCCTTTGGCTTAATGCTGATTGTTGTCATTCCTGTTATTGTCATGACAATTGCCTTTGCTTGGCACTATAGAGCTGACAATAAGGCGGCAAAATATGACCCTAAGTGGGACAATTCTCACACTATTGAGTGGATTGTTTGGAGTGTACCTGCGGTCATTATTCTGGTTTTAGGCACGATTGTTTGGCAAACAAGCCATGAATTAAGTCCTGAAAAACCTATTGCTAGTACCAATAAAACCCTAGAAGTTGAAGTGGTATCCATGGACTGGAAGTGGCTATTTATTTATCCAGAACAGGGTGTGGCTTCGGTGAATGATTTGGTTATTCCTGCTAACACACCGGTTCACTTCAAAATCACCTCAGATTCAGTGATGAATTCTTTCTTCATTCCCCAGCTAGGCGG
It encodes:
- the metG gene encoding methionine--tRNA ligase, whose protein sequence is MPRTIIVTSALPYANGSIHLGHMVEHIQTDIWVRHQRMNGQTVHYICADDTHGTPVMLAASQQGITPEQMIEKARQEHMKDFAGFFIDHDLYYSTHTPETEHYAKDIYTRLKNAGLIAVRSIEQLFDPEKSMFLPDRFIKGECPRCHAKDQYGDNCEVCGASYTPTELINPVSAISGATPIKKTSEHYFFKLKECENFLREWTHSGTIPEEAANKLNEWFKSGLTDWDISRDKPYFGFEIPDAPGKYFYVWLDAPIGYIGTFKKLADTKGLDFEQYWKKDTDTELYHFIGKDILYFHSLFWPAMLHAANLRTPTKLFVHGFLTVNGQKMSKSRGSFITAQSYLKHLNAEYLRYYFAAKMNSSMDDIDLNLDDFMNRVNSDLVGKFINIASRTSGFITKRFDGKLALQFDETALPIIERLYAEATHIKELYEEREFAKAIREIMALADLANQYVDQQKPWDLAKDESRLATLHQVSSSCIEMFRCLSIYLKPVLPKLIQQIEVFLKLSPLSWKHLDKKYALTAHEILPYHHLIARIDTKQIEALVDESKNNLTEKKNQQAQYAALSETIGIDDFSKIDLRVAKILDAVEIPEADKLLKLTLDLGFEQRTVFAGIKSQYQIDQLIGRLTVMVANLAPRKMRFGESQGMVLAAGDGNSIYLLSPDSGAKPGMKIK
- the apbC gene encoding iron-sulfur cluster carrier protein ApbC; this translates as MDKQRIETLLNGLTDPFTLKTFGQEKAIKLIELTDQAVKITLEVGYPAKHLTEQLTQLVATALKTLPELPQAHINVTWKIAAHTVQGALKPLEGIKNIIAIASGKGGVGKSTTAVNIALALQDEGARVAILDADIYGPSQPMMLGIDDKPSSSEDGRRMRPLENYGLQTMSVGYLIDSDQPMVWRGPMVTQALEQLIRDTAWDNVDYLIVDMPPGTGDVQLTLAQKVPVTGAVIVTTPQDIALLDARKGYRMFEKVGVPIFGVVENMSTHRCSQCGHEEHIFGAGGADKMVKDFGTELLGSLPLDIRIRQQTDAGKPSVVADPLGDIAQNYRAIARKIAVKIAQKAEDRSAKFPKIVIQKT
- the dcd gene encoding dCTP deaminase → MSIKSDRWIKRMAEDHGMIEPYEPNQVKEVNGQRIVSYGTSSYGYDIRCSDEFKLFTNINSTIVDPKNFDANSFVDVKAPVCIIPPNSFALARTVEYFRIPRNVLTVCLGKSTYARCGIIVNVTPFEPEWEGYVTLEFSNTTPLPAKIYANEGVAQVLFFESDEVCEVSYKDRGGKYQGQRGVTLPKI
- a CDS encoding flagellar transcriptional regulator FlhD codes for the protein MDGHERSMVELNTEMLSLAREMLRQNYERALYELGIHRDVASTILKLSVKEIRQLTSTPVLLVGLRWKNPKVWQELSLYASGESIALAQAMLIGEKEMRHGF
- a CDS encoding FlhC family transcriptional regulator, giving the protein MASNRELNIELGRYQTAQQLFSVGARVPIVRELTQLSPWLLRKFYVDTTGEKPSRGPIPSSVEWYLTGINHLQSSLFLQYYQSVQVDEGEVNASYLLLAYQMWRSSWALTQLKSTLSFDRAWWLIKLIRSDLIKGQACRVCRGIYIVGLKRLGTYRCPRCFKSTLNYGPRKKQFDYLPPREKSSNSVSSMAYISSSESSSVS
- a CDS encoding DMT family transporter, with protein sequence MTQRSWFPILALVLLSSIWGYTWVLAKQALSLAPPFAFAAQRCIGGALALFVLLKLTNRPLKCAEPKATMWIGLVQVAGFMALQTWALVEGGPGKTSVLIFTMPIWTLLLARVFLGEVVKGVQWVAAILTLVGLIFIIEPWNMHASALSKLLGILAAVCWSVGTIQVKLLRQKSQVDLINLTTWQMVVGAVPLTLLAVLVPEGSTQWSAHYIYLLVFMSVTSTGLCWWLWIYILDRVPAWEASLSVLGTPVIAILSSRFILNEAFKVVEITGILMIGIGLSLLSFIGWLTSRRQA
- the ppk2 gene encoding polyphosphate kinase 2 — translated: MNDNHHYEEKLKELQIELVKFQRHLIKSNEKILVILEGRDAAGKDGAIKRIIEHLSPRDTRVVALPKPSDREEKQWYFQRYVSHLPGPAEFVIFNRSWYNRAGVEPVMGFCTDQQYEEFLKTAPEFETMLVRSGIKILKYYLNISKEEQERRMKERHTNPLKQWKVSPIDDIAISKWKEYSKARDIMLSRTHHEMAPWTVIDSDDKKSARLNLIRHILRTLDYPGKAHALLLTDPNVVKEWTIGQPLILNN
- a CDS encoding YceI family protein — protein: MRFLLFVVVFVLSGCGSVNNNTDTSHSSGYQGQGKQEFSAQPYKRWQQSWDHVLWVDATHSTIIISVFKAGTLARIGHDHVVVVHDLKGAIDESKGIGDFSFLLTNMAVDEPYYRQLMHLPPGISKSAREGTRNNMLNKVLFADQYPVVTLHAQILKDNPGYVGLTINLHGVTQKKIIAYQKIKQNGHIHITGEAVLTQTQFGIKPFSVLSGALQVKNQINIQFNIEILEQKINNTIY
- the cyoA gene encoding ubiquinol oxidase subunit II, translating into MRKLIPWMMGLVINLLYTSAFADQGGFWGSNWAVLDPKGPVAAAEKHLILTAFGLMLIVVIPVIVMTIAFAWHYRADNKAAKYDPKWDNSHTIEWIVWSVPAVIILVLGTIVWQTSHELSPEKPIASTNKTLEVEVVSMDWKWLFIYPEQGVASVNDLVIPANTPVHFKITSDSVMNSFFIPQLGGQIYAMAGMQTNLNLFANETGVYRGMDAMFNGEGFSGMSFPVTVATNDQFNNWINQVHAEKTDLNVTQLRSLEVPSDHVKPIHFATVTPYLFESVIMKYMGNDASTLKAMASYCSPNRLVNLAQGH